The following DNA comes from Occultella kanbiaonis.
TACCGGGTCGACCGTGGTGCCGACGGCTCCTTCGCACGTCCGGTCCCCCTGGTGCCGGCGGACGGGCGACGGTACGCCGATCTCGAGGTCGACTCCGAGCGCGGGGTGGTCTACGCCGTCGCCGAGGACCACGGCGCCCCCGGCGGCCAGCGGACCGACCCGCGGGCAACCCTCGTCTCGGTCCCGCTCGACGGCAGCGGCGTCGCCGACCCGGCCGCCATCGCGGTACTGGTGGACGGCCCCGACTTCGTCACCTCGCCGCGGCTGTCCGCGGACGGCGCACTGCTGGCCTGGATCTCCTGGGACCACCCGAGCATGCCGTGGGACTCGACCACGCTGCACGTGGCCTCCGTGGCCGACGGCGGTGGCCGGCTTCTGCACGAGCGCACGCTCGCCGGTGGTCCAGGCGTGAGCGCGGCCGAGCCGCAGTGGACCCCGACCGGCGACCTCATCCACGTCGACGACCGCACCGGCTGGTGGAACCTGTACCGCACCGAGTTCGTCGAGGGTGAGGCCCGCACCCGGCACCTGCACCCGGCCGAGGCGGACTTCTCGCTGCCGCAGTGGGGCTTCGGGCCGCGCACCCACGACATCCTCGACGAGGCACACCTGGTCGTGTCCTGGTCCAGCGGCGGGCATCGGTTCCTCGGCGCGATGCTGACCGCGAACGGTCAGCTGGAGCGCTGGGACGGCGACTGGGAGCCGTGGGGTCCGGTGCGCGCGCACGGCGACCGGGTGGTCTTCATCGGCGAGTCGCCGACGCAGCCCGGCGCGATCGTCGAGCTCGACCTCGTCGGCGGGCACGTCAACGTGCTGAGGTCCTCCTCCGAGCTGCACCTGGACCCGGCCGACGTGTCCCGTCCGGAGGCCGTCCGGTGGCGCTCCGAGGTCGGCATCGCGCACGGCTTCCTCTACCCGCCCACGTCCGCCCGCGCAGCCGGACCGGCCGGGGAGCTGCCGCCGCTGCTGGTGTTCAGCCACGGCGGGCCCACCGGGGCCACCTCGCCAGGATTCCGGCCGAGCGTGCAGTTCTGGACCACTCGCGGCTTCGCCGTCCTTGACGTCAACTACAGCGGCAGCACCGGGTACGGGCGCGCCTACCGGGACCGCCTGCGTGGCGCCTGGGGCATCGCGGACGTGCGGGACTGCGCCGCCGGCGCCCGGTGGCTGGCGGACACGGGACGGGTCGACGGCGCCCGCCTGGCGATCCGGGGTGGCAGCGCAGGCGGCTTCACGACCCTGGCGGCCCTGACGTTCACCGACACGTTCACGGCCGGTGCGAGCCTGTACGGCATCGGCGACCTCGAGGCGCTGGCCCGGGACACCCACAAGTTCGAGAGTCGCTACCTCGACTCCCTGATCGGGCCGTACCCGCAGAAGCGGGACCGGTACCTGGCCCGCTCCCCGATCCACCACACCGACCGGCTCAGCGCTCCGATGATCCTGCTCCAGGGCACCGATGACCGGGTCGTCCCCCCGAACCAGGCCGAGTCGATGGCCAAAGCCGTGGCGGACAAGGGCCTGCACGTGGAGCTCGTCATGTTCGACGGCGAGGGCCACGGCTTCCGCCGCGCCGAGAACATCCAGGCCGCCGCCAGCGCGGAGCTGGCCTTCTACGGCCGGGCGTTCGGCTTCACCCCCGCCTGAGCCGACGCGAACCGCACGAGGGCGCCAGGCGAGGGTCAGCCCGACCCCGGACACTCCCTCTGGCTCGGTTCCACTGACCCGAGACGCGGGCAACTCGACCCGGAACCCGCAGTTCGCGTCAGCGGAGCGGGCACGTGGGTGGCGCGGCCCCACTCTCACGCTCCCTTGGCTCGGTTCCACTGACCCGAGACGCGGGTGGCTCGGCACGGGACCCGCAGTTCGCGTCAGCGGAGCGGGCACGTGGGTGGCGCGGCGCGTCCACATGCTCCCGGTGACGGGCTCCGGGCAGCAAAGAGCCCCAGCACGCGGCCTTGGAATCAAGGGCCGCGCGCCGGGGCCTCCTGTCGTGTCAGGCGGCGACGAGCGAGCGCAGCACGTACTGCAGGATGCCGCCGTTGCGGTAGTAGTCCGCCTCGCCGGGGGTGTCGATGCGCACCACCGCGTCGAACTCGACGGCGGTGCCGTCCGCCTTCGTCGCGGTGACGTGCACGGTCGACGGCGTGCTGCCCTCGTTCAGCGCGGTCACGCCGGCGATGTCGTAGGTCTCGGTGCCGTCCAGACCGAGGGAGTCCGCGTTCTCCCCCTCGGGGAACTGCAGCGGCAGCACACCCATGCCGATCAGGTTCGACCGGTGGATCCGCTCGAAGCTCTCGGTGATGACGGCCTTCACGCCGAGCAGCACGGTGCCCTTCGCGGCCCAGTCGCGGGACGACCCGGAGCCGTACTCCTTGCCACCGAGGATCACCAGCGGGACGCCGGCCGCAGCGTAGTCCTGGGCCGCGTCGTAGATGGTGGTCTGCTCGCCGGTGAGGAGGTTCTTGGTGAACCCGCCCTCGACGTCGTCCAGTAGCTGGTTGCGCAACCGGATGTTGGCGAACGTGCCCCGGATCATGACCTCGTGGTTGCCGCGGCGGGAGCCGTAGGAGTTGAAGTCGCGGCGGGCCACGCCGTGCTCGGCGAGGTACTTGCCGGCCGGGGAGTCCGGCTTGATGGAGCCGGCCGGGGAGATGTGGTCGGTGGTGACCGAGTCCCCCAGCTTCGCCAGGACGCGGGCACCACTGATGTCGGAGACGGGCTCCGGCTGGGCGCCCATGCCCTCGAAGTACGGGGGCTTGCGCACGTAGGTGGAGTCCGCATCCCACTCGAACGTGTCGCCCTCGGGGGTCTGCAGGGCGCGCCACTGCTCGTCCCCGGTGAAGACGTCCGCGTAGTCGGAGGTGAACATGTCCCGGTTGATCGAGGAGTCGATGGTCTCCTGGACCTCGGCGGCGGAGGGCCAGATGTCCCGCAGGAACACCGGCGACCCGTCCTCGTCACGGCCGAGCGGCTCGTGCTCGAAGTCGAACTCCATCGTCCCGGTCAGGGCGTAGGCGATCACGAGCGGCGGGGAGGCCAGGTAGTTCATCTTCACGTCGGGGTTGATCCGACCCTCGAAGTTCCGGTTCCCGGAGAGCACCGAGACCACGGACAGATCGTGCTCGTTGACCGCGGCGGAGACCTCGTCGGCGAGCGGACCGGAGTTCCCGATGCACGTGGTGCAGCCGTAGCCGACCAGGTGGTAGCCGAGCTTCTCGAGGTAGGGCCACAGGCCGGCCTTCTCGTAGTAGTTCGTGACCACCTGCGAGCCCGGCGCCATCGAGGTCTTCACCCACGGCTTGACCGTCAGGCCCCGCTCCACGGCCTTCTTCGCGAGCAGCCCGGCGGCGAGCATCACCGACGGGTTCGACGTGTTCGTGCAGGAGGTGATCGACGCGATGGCGACGGCGCCGTGGAACAGGTCGTAGGACTTGCCCTCGGGGGTGGTCACCTGGACGGTGCGCCGGATCTGCTGGGAGATCGCCGGCGAGTCGGACGCCGGGAAGGACTCCTTCTCGGACTCGTCCACGCCGTTGACGACGTCGGCCGCGTAGTTCGGCAGATCCCGCTGGAACGCACTCTTGGCGTGGGTGAGCTCGATGCGGTCCTGCGGGCGCTTCGGTCCGGCGATCGAGGGCACCACGGTGCTCAGGTCCAGGCTCAGGTACTCGGAGAACTTCGGCTCGGAGTACCCCTGCGCCGTGGGGTCGAGCCACATGCCCTGCTCCTTGGCGTACGCCTCGACGAGCGCGACCTGGGCGTCCGAACGACCGGTCAGGCGCAGGTACTCGAGGGTGACGTCGTCGATCGGGAAGATCGCCGCCGTGGAGCCGAACTCGGGGCTCATGTTGCCGATGGTGGCTCGGTTCGCGAGCGGCACCTGGGCCACGCCGGCGCCGTAGAACTCGACGAACTTGCCGACCACCCCGTGCTGGCGGAGCATCTCGGTGATCGTGAGCACCACGTCGGTGGCGGTCACACCGGACGGGATCTGGCCGTTCAGCTCGAAGCCGACCACGCGCGGGATCAGCATGGAGACGGGCTGGCCAAGCATCGCTGCCTCAGCCTCGATGCCACCGACGCCCCAGCCGAGCACGCCGAGGCCGTTGACCATGGTGGTGTGCGAGTCGGTGCCGACGCAGGTGTCCGGGTAGGCACGCAGGACCTTCTCACCGTTCACCTCGACCTCGCGGGTCATCACCACGCGGGCCAGGTACTCGATGTTCACCTGGTGCACGATGCCGGTGCCCGGGGGCACCACCTTGAAGTCGTCGAACGCGGTCTGGCCCCAGCGCAGGAACTGGTAGCGCTCGTGGTTGCGCTGGTACTCGATGTCCACGTTCCGCTGGAACGCGTCCGGGCGGCCGGCGACGTCGATCTGGACGGAGTGGTCGATGACCAGCTCCGCCGGGGACAGCGGGTTGATGCTGGCCGGGTCGCCGCCGAGGTCGGCGACGGCCTCACGCATGGTGGCCAGGTCGACGACGCAGGGCACGCCGGTGAAGTCCTGCATGACCACCCGTGCGGGCGTGAACTGGATCTCGGTGTCCGGCTGCGCGTCCGGGTCCCAGGCCGCAAGGGCACGCACGTGGTCGGCGGTGATGTTCGCGCCGTCCTCGGTGCGGAGCAGGTTCTCGGCGAGCACCTTGAGGCTGTACGGAAGCCGCTCGAGACCCTCGACGGCGTTCAGCCGGTAGATCTCGTATCCGGTCCCACCGACGTCCAGGGTCCCCTTGGCGGAAAACGTGTTGACGCTACTCACAACCACTCCTCGGCGCTCTCTCGCGGTCCTGCCGCATCCTTGCACTTAATGCTACGACCGCATCAGGTAATTTATCTCGATGTCGAGATATCTTATCGCACTTCCGCCAGGGGGTGCACCTCTGCGGCCCCCGGGTGCGATTTCCGACGGCGGTATGCGACCTCGATGACGACGCATCCGACCGCTGCCGTGACCGCCACCAGCACGGCGGTGAACGGCTCCGGCACCTCGAGGGCGAAGAAGTCCCGCACGAACGGCACCGCGATGGCCAGCACCGCTCCCGCGGCCATCGCGGCGAAGAGCACCACCCGCCACCAGTTCCACGGCCGGGCGAGCGCACCGAGCAGCCACAGGCCCATGATGACGAGGGTCAGCGTCGCACCGGTGTTCGCCTGCAGCCCGGCGTCGCGGGCGTGCAGGGTGCCGTAGACCACGAGGACCGCGAGGGCCGAGGCGATCCCGCACGGGATGGCCAGGGTCAGCACCCGGTGCAGGAACCCGGGCACATACCGCTGCCGGCTGGGCGCCAGGGCCAGGAAGAAGGCCGGCGTGCCGATCGTCAGCGCGCCGACGAGGGTCAGGTGCCGGGGCAGGAACGGGTACGGCCACGCCGTGATCGCCACGACGATGGCGAGCAGCACGGCGTAGGTGGTCTTGTTCAGGAACAGCGAGGCGACCCGCTCCATGTTCGCGATGACCCGGCGGCCCTCGTCGACCACGCCGGGGAGTGTGGCGAACCGCCCGTCCAGGAGCACCAGGCGGGCCACCGCCTTCGTGGCGGCCGCTCCCGAGCCCATCGCGATGCCGAGGTCGGCGTCCTTGAGCGCCAGCGCGTCGTTGACACCGTCGCCGGTCATCGCGACCGTGTGCCCGCGGGACTGCAACGCATGCACGAACGCGCGCTTCTGCTCGGGCGTGACCCGGCCGAAGACCTGCTCGCTGGTGACCACGTCGGCGAGCGCCTCGCCGTCCTCGGGCAGGGTCCGGGCGTCCACCCCGCTGACCGGGCGGCCGCCGTCGCCACCGAGGCCGACGGCCCCGGCGATCGCCGCGACCGTGGCCGGGTTGTCCCCGGAGATCACCTTCACGGTGACGCCCTGCGCCGCGAAGTACGCGAGGGTCTGCGCGGCGTCCGGGCGCACGTGCTCACGCAGCACCACCAGGTACGCCGGGCGAAGGCCGCGCGGGGGGCCCACCTCGTCCGCGGCGCCGGTGAGCGCCTGCGCAGGGGCCGCGGCGAGGAGCAGCACCCGGGCACCGGTGGCGGCGAGGTCGCGCACCCGCTGCAGGACGCCGTCGCCCGGCTCGAGCAGCACCTCGGGCGCGCCGAACACCCACGCTCCGGCGTCGGTGCTGTGCGCGCTCCACTTGCGGGCCGAGGAGAACGGGACCAGCACCTGTGCCGGCGACGCGGGCACGTCAGTCACACCCGCGGCGATCGCGGCCGCCGAGGCGTTCGCGTCCGGGTCCGCGGCGAGCGCGGCCAGCGATTCCCGGGCTCCGGGCACGGGGGTGAGCTCGATGAGGTCGGCCAGCACGACGGTGCCGTCGGTGAGGGTCCCGGTCTTGTCCAGGCAGAGCACGTCCACCCGGGCCAGCACCTCGACGGCGGGCAGTTCCTGCACCAGCACCTTGCGGCGGGCCAGCACGATCGCGGCCAGCGCGAAGTTGATCGAGGTGAGCAGCACCAGACCCTCGGGCACCATCCCGACCACGCCGGCGACGGCGGAGACCACCGCGTCGCGCCAGGTGCCGTCCGCCAGGGCGAGGTCGAGGCCGCCGTGGTGGCGGATCTGGCTCCAGACGAGCAGGATCGCGATCGGCACGATCGCCCAGGACACGTACACCAGGATCCGGTTGATGCCGGACCGCAGCTCGGAGTTCACCAGGGAGAACCGCCGGACCTGTGCCGTCAGCTGGTTCGCATAGCCGGCGGTGCCGACCCGGGTGGCCCGCACCACCGCTGAGCCGGCGACCACGGCGGAGCCGGAGAGCACCTCGTCGCCCGGTCGCTTGCCGACCGGCTCGCTCTCGCCGGTGAGCATCGACTCGTCGATCTCGGCGCCGCGGCTGGTCAGTACCTCCCCGTCGGCGGGCACCTGGTCGCCGAGGCGGAGCACGAGGACGTCGTCGGTGACGATCTCATGGAGGTCGACGACCTGTTCCGCCCCGTCCCGCAGCACGGTGGCGTTCGGGGCGTCGAGGATCGCGAGCCGGTCAAGGGTGCGCTTGGCCCGGTACTCGGTGAGCCCGCCGATGAGCGCGTTGGACAGCAGCACGAACCCGAAGACGGCGTCCTGCCAGCTCCCGACGAGCAGCACCACGACCAGGGCGGTCCCGAGGATGGCGTTGAAGAGGGTGAACAGGTTGCCGCGGATGATGGCGGCAAGACTGCGCGAGGACGACTCCGGGGCGACGTTCACCTCGCCGCGGGCGACCCGGGCCGCGACGTCCGCGGCGGTCAGGCCGAGCGGAGTCTCGGTGGTGCTCATCCGAGCGTGGTGGGAGTCAGCACGGCCACGCACTCGACGTGGTGCGTGTGCGGGAACAGGTCGAACGCGCGCAGGGAGACCAGCTCGTGGCCTCGCTCACGCGCATGCGCGACGTCCCGGGCCAGGGCCGCCGGGTCGCAGGCCACGTAGACGATCCGGTCCGGGCCGGCCGCGAGCACGGCATCCATCACGGCCGCTCCGGCACCCGCGCGGGGCGGGTCCAGGACCACGACGTCGGCGTGCGGTGCCGGCCCGCGCGCAGGTCCGGCGCCGGTACCCGGTGCTGCCCCGTCGTGGCCGCTGCGCTCCGCCAGCACGGCAGCCACGTCGCCGCCGTGCAGCACCGCCTGGTCGAGGCCGTGGACGTTGCGACGGGCATCGGCGAGGGCGCGGGCGTCGCCCTCGACGGCGTCGACCCGACCGCCGGGGCCGACCTCGTCGGCGAGCGGCACGGTGAACAGGCCGGCACCGGAGTACAGGTCCCACACGCCGGCACCCGGCCCGACGGCGGCCGCCTCCAGGACGGCACCGACCAGGGTCCGTGCCGCCTCGAGGTGCACCTGCCAGAAGCCGCCGCCGGCGACCCGGTAGGCGAACTCGCGCCCGTCGGCCAGGCGCACCCGCTCGCGCACGTTGCGCCGCCCGCCCCGCAGCGGCTCGCCGTCGACGAGGATCAGCACCTCGCCGTCGGACGGGGCGACCGCCTGGATGGTGGTCCCGGGCCGCCAGGTGCGCCCGAACAGGTCCGCGGCCGCGATCGGCTCGGCGGCGAGCGGCATGTCCGTCAGCGCGAGCACCTCGTGCGAACGGTACCGGTGCATGCCGGCCCGGCCCTCGCCGTCGGCCACGAGCTCGATACGGCTCCGGGTGTGCAGGCCGCCGCGCTCGAGGTCACCGGGAACGCGCTCGACGCTCAGGCCGGCGAGCGCCGGGTGGTCGGCGTCGAGCCGGCCGATCCGGCGGAGGGCATCGGTGATCACGTCGCGCTTCCAGACCAGCTGCCCCGGCAGGCTCACGTGCGCGAGCTCACCACCGCCCACTCCCCCTGGCCCGGCGGCCGGCCAGACCGAGTCCACCCGGTCCGGCGACGCGGTGAGCACCTCGATCGCGTCGGCCCGCCAGTAGCCCTTGCGGCGTGCCTCGGTCAGGACCGCCCGGACCCGCTCCCCGGGCAGCGCGTGCCGGACGAAGACCACCCGACCCTGGTGGCGGGCCAGGCAGTGACCGCCGTGCACGGGGGCGCCGACGTCCACGGTGAGGACGTCCCCGACCGTGACGGGTCTGGGCCCGGCGGGCCCGGTCGTCGCCTCACTCGCCACGTCGCACCATCCCCGGCGCGGGCAGGTCGCCGAGACGCTCGCCCGGGTCGTCGGGGTTCACGAGGCTCCGTGCGGAGGACGCGAGCTGCCAGGGAACCGAGGCCATCACCACGCCGGGAGTGTAGAGCAGGCGCGTCTTCAGCCGCAGGGCGCTCTGGTTGTGCAGCACCCGCTCCCACCAGTGACCCACGACGTACTCGGGCACGTAGACGACCACCAGGTCCCGCGGGGACTCCCGCCGGATCGACTTCACGTACTCCAGGACCGGGCGGGTCAGGTCGCGGTACGGGGAGTCCAGCACGGTCAGCGGCAACGGCACCTCGGCGGCGTCCCAGTCGCGGCGCACCTGCTCGGCGGCGTCCCGGTCCACGGCCACGGTGATGGCCTGCAACGTGGAGGGCCGGGTGGCCCGGGCGTAGGACAGGGCACGCATGGTCGGCTTGTGCACCTTGGAGACCAGCACGAGGGCATGCACGCGGCTGGGCAGGGCACGGGCGGCGGCGACGTCCTCGATCTCCAGCTCGTCGGCCACGTGCTGGTAGTGCCTGCGGATGAACACCATGACGGCGAACAGCAGCGCCATCAGTCCGATGGCGATCCAGGCGCCGTGGGTGAACTTCGTGATCAGGACCACTGCGAGGACCAGCGCGGTCAGCGCGAACCCGAACGCGTTGATCGCACGCGAGCGCTTCATGGCCCCGCGCTCCTTCGCCGCGACGACGCTGGGCAGCCGCTCGTTCCAGTGCCTGATCATGCCGAGCTGGCCGAGGGTGAAGGAGACGAAGACGCCCACGATGTAGAGCTGGATCAGCCGGGTCACCTCGGCGTCGAAGACCCAGATCAGCGCGATGGCGGCCAGCGCCAGGATGATGATCCCGTTGGAGAACGCGAGGCGGTCGCCGCGGGTGTACAGCTGGCGCGGCAGGTAGCCGTCCTTGCTGAGGATCGAGGCGAGGGTGGGGAACCCGTTGAACGCGGTGTTCGCCGCGAGCAGCAGGATCAGACCGGTGGACGCGGTCACCAGGTAGAACATCGGCGGGAAGCCCGCGAACACGGTCTGGGCGATCTGCCCGATCACCGGGTCCTGTTCGTACCCCTCGGGCACCGGCTGCCCGTTCATGGCGAGCTGCAGGTGTGGGTCCTGGACGAACCGGACCCCGGTGGCCCGGGCCAGCCCGATCACCGTCATCAGCATGGTCGCGCCGATCAGGCCGAGCAGCAGCAGGGTGGTCGCCGCGTTCTTCGACTTGGGCTTGCGGAACGCGGGCACGCCGTTGCTGATCGCCTCGACGCCGGTGAGGGCCGCCGCACCGGAGGAGAACGCACGCAGCACCAGGAAGCCACCCGCGAGGCCCATCAGGCCCTCTTCGTAACCGGCCTCGGCGAGGACGTCGAACTGGGCGCTCTCGGCGGTGCCGAGGGTTCCGGTGGCCCACTGGATGCCACCGACGAGGGCCATCACGCCCATGCCGGCCATGAACAGGTAGACGGGAATGGCGAACCCGCTGCCCGACTCCCGCACGCCGCGCAGGTTGATCAGCGCGATGAGCGCGACCAGGCCGATGGCGATGATCGCCTCGTGGTCGCGGGCAGCCGGGAGGACGGTGGCGAGATAGTGGGAGCCGGACGAGACGGAGACGGCCACGGTGAGCACGTAGTCGACCTGCAACGCACTCGCGACGGTCAGCCCGGCCCGGGGACCGAGATTCGTGGTGGCCACCTCGTAGTCGCCGCCCCCGGAGGGGTAGGCCCTTACCGTCTGCCGGTAGGAGGCCACGACGGTGAGCATGACGATCACGACGGCGAGCCCCACCCACGGCGAGATCGTGTACGAGGCGAGGCCGGCAAGGGAGAGCGTCAGCAGGATCTCGTCGGGGGCGTAGGCAACCGAGGAGAGCGCGTCGGAGGCGAACACCGGCAGTGCGATGCGCTTCGGCAGCAGGGTATGCCCGAGCCGCTCGCTACGGACCGGGCGCCCGACGAGGAGGCGTTTCGCGGCGTCGGAGAGATCAGGCACGGTGGCTCACTGTACGCGCAGGTTCCGGCTACCGCGCCCTCATCGTGAGGGTCTCGAGCGAGTCCGTCGCGCGCAGGATCCTGGCGACGACGAACGGCGCCCAGGAGGCGGTCTCGTCCCTGCCGAGCACCGGGTCGACCAGGTCCACGGTGCGGCCCCGGGTGACGATCCGCGCGGAACCGGCGGCGCGCACGTTGCGGACCCAGTCCGTCCGGGGGCCGTAGGTCAGCGCGAACACGTACGAGCCGTTCCGCTGGAACACGTTCACCGGGATGGTGTACTTCGTGCCGGACGTGCGGCCGGTGTGCGTGAGCAGCCCGAATCCGGGCATCCTCGGGGCGACGTGGCGCATGACGTGGTTCAGGTACTTCTTGTTGCGTTCGGCCACCGAGCGGGACAGCGGACTCATCGGTGTGCCTCCGTTGCGATCTCCCGGCGTCGACTGCTGACGCCGCAACGGTACTCCCGGTGTAGCGTCTGGACTCGTGCACTTCGTCATCATGGGCGCGGGTCGCGTCGGGGTCACCCTCGCCGAGACCCTGGAGTCCAAAGGCCACTCCGTGGCGATCATCGACCAGAACCCGGAGGCGTTCCGGCGACTCTCGGACGACTTCGCGGGCCGCCGGGTGACCGGCATGGGCTTCGACCGGGAGGCCCTGACGCAGGCCGGCATCGAGGACGCCTACGCGTTCGCGGCCGTGTCCAGCGGGGACAACTCCAACATCATCGCCGCGCGGGTGGTCCGCGAGGTGTTCGGGATCGACAACGTGGTGGCCCGGATCTACGACCCGGGCCGGGCCCAGATCTACCAGCGGCTCGGGATCACGACCGTCGCGACCGTCCGGTGGACCGCGGACCAGGTGCTGCGCCGGATGATGCCCACCGGTGCGGCCAGTGAGTACCGAGACGCCTCCGGCGGCGTGAGCCTGTGCGAGATGGACCTGCACGAGGGTTGGATCGGCCACACCGTGC
Coding sequences within:
- a CDS encoding class I SAM-dependent RNA methyltransferase, with the translated sequence MASEATTGPAGPRPVTVGDVLTVDVGAPVHGGHCLARHQGRVVFVRHALPGERVRAVLTEARRKGYWRADAIEVLTASPDRVDSVWPAAGPGGVGGGELAHVSLPGQLVWKRDVITDALRRIGRLDADHPALAGLSVERVPGDLERGGLHTRSRIELVADGEGRAGMHRYRSHEVLALTDMPLAAEPIAAADLFGRTWRPGTTIQAVAPSDGEVLILVDGEPLRGGRRNVRERVRLADGREFAYRVAGGGFWQVHLEAARTLVGAVLEAAAVGPGAGVWDLYSGAGLFTVPLADEVGPGGRVDAVEGDARALADARRNVHGLDQAVLHGGDVAAVLAERSGHDGAAPGTGAGPARGPAPHADVVVLDPPRAGAGAAVMDAVLAAGPDRIVYVACDPAALARDVAHARERGHELVSLRAFDLFPHTHHVECVAVLTPTTLG
- a CDS encoding alpha/beta hydrolase family protein — its product is MTETDTRTRAPFGAWPSPLGVTELTSGTVRLAEVALDGEATYWIEGRPSEGGRQALVRHEAGGAVTDVVDATFDVRTRAHEYGGASYAVTPTGVVLSRREDDLLYRVDRGADGSFARPVPLVPADGRRYADLEVDSERGVVYAVAEDHGAPGGQRTDPRATLVSVPLDGSGVADPAAIAVLVDGPDFVTSPRLSADGALLAWISWDHPSMPWDSTTLHVASVADGGGRLLHERTLAGGPGVSAAEPQWTPTGDLIHVDDRTGWWNLYRTEFVEGEARTRHLHPAEADFSLPQWGFGPRTHDILDEAHLVVSWSSGGHRFLGAMLTANGQLERWDGDWEPWGPVRAHGDRVVFIGESPTQPGAIVELDLVGGHVNVLRSSSELHLDPADVSRPEAVRWRSEVGIAHGFLYPPTSARAAGPAGELPPLLVFSHGGPTGATSPGFRPSVQFWTTRGFAVLDVNYSGSTGYGRAYRDRLRGAWGIADVRDCAAGARWLADTGRVDGARLAIRGGSAGGFTTLAALTFTDTFTAGASLYGIGDLEALARDTHKFESRYLDSLIGPYPQKRDRYLARSPIHHTDRLSAPMILLQGTDDRVVPPNQAESMAKAVADKGLHVELVMFDGEGHGFRRAENIQAAASAELAFYGRAFGFTPA
- the acnA gene encoding aconitate hydratase AcnA; its protein translation is MSSVNTFSAKGTLDVGGTGYEIYRLNAVEGLERLPYSLKVLAENLLRTEDGANITADHVRALAAWDPDAQPDTEIQFTPARVVMQDFTGVPCVVDLATMREAVADLGGDPASINPLSPAELVIDHSVQIDVAGRPDAFQRNVDIEYQRNHERYQFLRWGQTAFDDFKVVPPGTGIVHQVNIEYLARVVMTREVEVNGEKVLRAYPDTCVGTDSHTTMVNGLGVLGWGVGGIEAEAAMLGQPVSMLIPRVVGFELNGQIPSGVTATDVVLTITEMLRQHGVVGKFVEFYGAGVAQVPLANRATIGNMSPEFGSTAAIFPIDDVTLEYLRLTGRSDAQVALVEAYAKEQGMWLDPTAQGYSEPKFSEYLSLDLSTVVPSIAGPKRPQDRIELTHAKSAFQRDLPNYAADVVNGVDESEKESFPASDSPAISQQIRRTVQVTTPEGKSYDLFHGAVAIASITSCTNTSNPSVMLAAGLLAKKAVERGLTVKPWVKTSMAPGSQVVTNYYEKAGLWPYLEKLGYHLVGYGCTTCIGNSGPLADEVSAAVNEHDLSVVSVLSGNRNFEGRINPDVKMNYLASPPLVIAYALTGTMEFDFEHEPLGRDEDGSPVFLRDIWPSAAEVQETIDSSINRDMFTSDYADVFTGDEQWRALQTPEGDTFEWDADSTYVRKPPYFEGMGAQPEPVSDISGARVLAKLGDSVTTDHISPAGSIKPDSPAGKYLAEHGVARRDFNSYGSRRGNHEVMIRGTFANIRLRNQLLDDVEGGFTKNLLTGEQTTIYDAAQDYAAAGVPLVILGGKEYGSGSSRDWAAKGTVLLGVKAVITESFERIHRSNLIGMGVLPLQFPEGENADSLGLDGTETYDIAGVTALNEGSTPSTVHVTATKADGTAVEFDAVVRIDTPGEADYYRNGGILQYVLRSLVAA
- a CDS encoding nitroreductase family deazaflavin-dependent oxidoreductase, which codes for MSPLSRSVAERNKKYLNHVMRHVAPRMPGFGLLTHTGRTSGTKYTIPVNVFQRNGSYVFALTYGPRTDWVRNVRAAGSARIVTRGRTVDLVDPVLGRDETASWAPFVVARILRATDSLETLTMRAR
- a CDS encoding APC family permease, producing the protein MPDLSDAAKRLLVGRPVRSERLGHTLLPKRIALPVFASDALSSVAYAPDEILLTLSLAGLASYTISPWVGLAVVIVMLTVVASYRQTVRAYPSGGGDYEVATTNLGPRAGLTVASALQVDYVLTVAVSVSSGSHYLATVLPAARDHEAIIAIGLVALIALINLRGVRESGSGFAIPVYLFMAGMGVMALVGGIQWATGTLGTAESAQFDVLAEAGYEEGLMGLAGGFLVLRAFSSGAAALTGVEAISNGVPAFRKPKSKNAATTLLLLGLIGATMLMTVIGLARATGVRFVQDPHLQLAMNGQPVPEGYEQDPVIGQIAQTVFAGFPPMFYLVTASTGLILLLAANTAFNGFPTLASILSKDGYLPRQLYTRGDRLAFSNGIIILALAAIALIWVFDAEVTRLIQLYIVGVFVSFTLGQLGMIRHWNERLPSVVAAKERGAMKRSRAINAFGFALTALVLAVVLITKFTHGAWIAIGLMALLFAVMVFIRRHYQHVADELEIEDVAAARALPSRVHALVLVSKVHKPTMRALSYARATRPSTLQAITVAVDRDAAEQVRRDWDAAEVPLPLTVLDSPYRDLTRPVLEYVKSIRRESPRDLVVVYVPEYVVGHWWERVLHNQSALRLKTRLLYTPGVVMASVPWQLASSARSLVNPDDPGERLGDLPAPGMVRRGE
- a CDS encoding HAD-IC family P-type ATPase, which encodes MSTTETPLGLTAADVAARVARGEVNVAPESSSRSLAAIIRGNLFTLFNAILGTALVVVLLVGSWQDAVFGFVLLSNALIGGLTEYRAKRTLDRLAILDAPNATVLRDGAEQVVDLHEIVTDDVLVLRLGDQVPADGEVLTSRGAEIDESMLTGESEPVGKRPGDEVLSGSAVVAGSAVVRATRVGTAGYANQLTAQVRRFSLVNSELRSGINRILVYVSWAIVPIAILLVWSQIRHHGGLDLALADGTWRDAVVSAVAGVVGMVPEGLVLLTSINFALAAIVLARRKVLVQELPAVEVLARVDVLCLDKTGTLTDGTVVLADLIELTPVPGARESLAALAADPDANASAAAIAAGVTDVPASPAQVLVPFSSARKWSAHSTDAGAWVFGAPEVLLEPGDGVLQRVRDLAATGARVLLLAAAPAQALTGAADEVGPPRGLRPAYLVVLREHVRPDAAQTLAYFAAQGVTVKVISGDNPATVAAIAGAVGLGGDGGRPVSGVDARTLPEDGEALADVVTSEQVFGRVTPEQKRAFVHALQSRGHTVAMTGDGVNDALALKDADLGIAMGSGAAATKAVARLVLLDGRFATLPGVVDEGRRVIANMERVASLFLNKTTYAVLLAIVVAITAWPYPFLPRHLTLVGALTIGTPAFFLALAPSRQRYVPGFLHRVLTLAIPCGIASALAVLVVYGTLHARDAGLQANTGATLTLVIMGLWLLGALARPWNWWRVVLFAAMAAGAVLAIAVPFVRDFFALEVPEPFTAVLVAVTAAVGCVVIEVAYRRRKSHPGAAEVHPLAEVR